The Desulfonatronum thiodismutans genome has a window encoding:
- a CDS encoding glycosyltransferase family 4 protein has translation MPLPASMPSASPRVSRISRTPRFWATLDPFLEPGAVWGRKVANEQFLAALLRRDPFDEYHFFLPTPKEIQAVQQLSQVRFPRLAADRRLRFFLRQDLPSALRSTDYHCFHLSDCINYPPALARLRNAHAPRLFPITSVTHSLSYPGYPARFLDHLHQGCTPRDCIVATSTAGQSAVLAYFDHLRESFSLDQKRFPQPETAVIPLGMDDPLNPDPAALRKQGRAELEVGPETRVLLVLGRITPHSKMDLLPLLRAWQRISGRSDARRDVLLVVAGWVDPKDDFPGAFTALARNVGLPCRLVPSPDEARKHRLYAAADIFVSLADNPQETFGLTLLEAGLAGLPTIAADYSGYRDIIQLDQTGLLIPTWGPPDSSHIDMLSGLIPDYEVQFLLAQQTAVHIPDLAAALRRLLDDPLFCATLGSQAREHVRTTFSWSRVIEQYLALWENLWERPPAYDAQESTTPRDTPRPLELPFSKIFADFPSAESNLQTLLARTRTGDRIAAGHDFPVIYAGLEHLVSPDLLKPLLILARNPIPLDRLIRKMTLLSSDCTSASPEQIRFYIHWAVKHDLLEIVESPTCPSSSARNPQAQLIPERDISELMGFVKGIDISFEREKDRV, from the coding sequence TTGCCCCTCCCTGCCTCCATGCCCTCGGCCTCCCCACGCGTCTCTCGGATCTCCCGGACACCCAGATTCTGGGCGACTCTGGACCCCTTTCTCGAACCCGGCGCGGTCTGGGGCCGCAAGGTGGCCAACGAGCAATTCCTGGCCGCCTTGCTGCGCCGGGATCCTTTTGACGAGTATCACTTTTTCCTGCCCACGCCCAAGGAAATCCAGGCGGTTCAGCAGCTTTCCCAGGTACGGTTCCCGCGGCTCGCCGCGGACCGGCGGCTGCGCTTTTTTTTACGCCAGGACTTGCCTTCAGCCCTGCGATCCACCGACTATCACTGCTTTCACCTCTCGGACTGCATCAATTACCCACCCGCTTTGGCCCGGCTGCGCAACGCCCATGCCCCTCGGCTCTTTCCCATCACCAGCGTCACCCACTCCCTGAGCTACCCCGGGTACCCGGCCCGGTTCCTGGACCATCTTCACCAAGGCTGCACCCCCAGAGACTGCATCGTGGCCACCTCCACGGCCGGACAAAGCGCGGTGCTGGCCTATTTCGACCATCTCCGCGAGAGCTTCAGCCTGGATCAAAAGCGCTTCCCCCAGCCCGAGACAGCGGTGATTCCCCTGGGCATGGACGACCCCTTGAACCCTGACCCAGCCGCGTTGCGCAAGCAGGGCCGGGCCGAGCTGGAAGTGGGTCCCGAAACACGAGTGCTGCTCGTCCTGGGCCGGATCACCCCTCATTCAAAAATGGACCTCCTGCCCCTGCTCCGGGCCTGGCAGCGGATATCCGGACGCTCGGACGCCCGGCGGGACGTGCTCCTGGTGGTGGCCGGCTGGGTCGATCCCAAGGACGACTTCCCCGGCGCCTTCACGGCCCTGGCCCGCAACGTGGGCCTGCCCTGCCGCCTCGTTCCCAGCCCGGACGAAGCCCGCAAACACCGTCTCTACGCCGCGGCCGACATCTTTGTTTCCCTGGCCGACAACCCGCAGGAGACCTTCGGCCTGACCCTCCTGGAGGCCGGACTTGCCGGACTGCCGACCATCGCCGCGGACTACAGCGGCTACCGGGACATCATCCAACTCGACCAGACCGGCCTGCTGATCCCCACCTGGGGCCCGCCGGACTCGTCGCACATCGACATGCTCTCCGGCCTGATCCCGGACTACGAAGTCCAGTTCCTCCTGGCCCAGCAAACCGCCGTCCACATCCCGGACCTCGCCGCCGCGCTGCGTCGGCTGCTGGACGACCCATTGTTCTGCGCCACCCTGGGGTCCCAAGCCCGCGAGCACGTCCGAACCACCTTCTCCTGGTCCCGGGTGATCGAGCAGTACCTGGCTCTCTGGGAAAATCTGTGGGAACGCCCCCCGGCTTACGACGCCCAAGAATCCACCACGCCCCGAGACACCCCGCGCCCCCTGGAACTCCCCTTCTCAAAAATCTTCGCCGACTTCCCCAGCGCCGAGTCAAATCTCCAGACCCTGCTGGCCCGCACCCGAACCGGAGACCGCATCGCCGCCGGACACGACTTTCCCGTGATCTACGCCGGACTGGAACACCTGGTTTCCCCAGACCTGCTCAAACCCCTCCTCATCCTCGCCCGCAACCCCATCCCCCTGGACCGCCTGATCCGCAAAATGACCCTGCTGTCTTCCGATTGCACCTCCGCCAGCCCGGAACAAATCCGGTTTTACATCCACTGGGCCGTGAAGCATGACTTGCTGGAGATCGTTGAGAGCCCGACATGCCCGTCGTCAAGCGCAAGGAATCCGCAAGCCCAGCTTATTCCTGAGCGGGATATTTCTGAACTCATGGGCTTTGTCAAAGGAATCGACATATCTTTTGAGCGCGAGAAGGACAGAGTATGA
- the nadC gene encoding carboxylating nicotinate-nucleotide diphosphorylase, translated as MENHSLFHSFFQGRAMEYLERLIDLALEEDGRDLTSEALFTEKDQARARIRAKQDTRIVGLPIIPLILSRFPDAVRVSFSAAEGAMVSSGTYVAHFQGQARALLKAERVILNFIGRLSGIANLTQAFCERIAGTGVRLLDTRKTTPGLRYPEKYAVALAGGANHRLDLSEMLMLKDNHIDRAGGITPAVRRLLAAYVPCPPIEVECRTLEEVAEAAALPIQRIMLDNMRPDEMARALAMIPQTMETEISGGVSLDTVAALAALRPTFISAGALTHSAACADLSMSIDLTPET; from the coding sequence ATGGAAAACCATTCATTATTTCATTCTTTTTTTCAAGGCCGCGCCATGGAGTATTTGGAGCGGCTGATCGACCTGGCGTTGGAAGAGGACGGCCGGGACCTGACCTCCGAGGCCTTGTTCACCGAAAAGGACCAGGCCAGGGCCCGGATACGGGCCAAGCAGGACACCCGTATCGTCGGCCTGCCGATCATTCCCCTGATCCTGTCCCGGTTTCCCGATGCGGTGCGTGTGAGCTTTTCCGCGGCGGAAGGGGCCATGGTCTCTTCGGGAACATATGTCGCTCATTTCCAGGGTCAAGCCCGGGCACTGCTCAAGGCCGAGCGGGTCATCCTGAATTTCATCGGGCGGCTCTCCGGCATCGCCAACCTGACCCAGGCCTTTTGCGAACGGATTGCCGGGACGGGCGTGCGGCTGCTGGACACCCGCAAGACCACCCCGGGTCTGCGCTATCCGGAGAAATACGCCGTGGCCCTGGCCGGCGGGGCCAACCACCGGCTTGACCTCAGCGAAATGCTGATGCTCAAGGACAATCATATCGACCGGGCCGGAGGAATCACCCCCGCGGTGCGCCGTCTGCTGGCGGCATATGTTCCCTGCCCGCCCATCGAGGTGGAATGCCGGACCCTGGAAGAGGTCGCCGAAGCCGCGGCTCTGCCCATCCAGCGAATCATGCTGGACAACATGCGCCCGGACGAGATGGCCCGGGCCCTGGCCATGATCCCCCAAACCATGGAAACGGAAATCAGCGGCGGCGTCTCCCTGGACACCGTCGCCGCCCTGGCCGCCCTCCGACCCACCTTCATTTCCGCCGGCGCTTTGACCCACTCCGCGGCCTGCGCGGATTTGAGCATGAGCATCGATCTTACACCCGAAACCTGA
- the nadB gene encoding L-aspartate oxidase, producing the protein MTDTIETTALVIGSGITGCVAALTMAEAGLEVTLICAGDQLDEGNTALAQGGIVYRGLDDSAKLMASDIFTAGWEMNSPSAVRFLCRKGPEILHKIFLEKLAVPFAREELGDYHLTMEGGHSRARVLYSADFTGRVIMDSLIVAVRKSPNIRVMTGMTAIDVLTTHHHSGSLEIRYQIVNQCAGAYVLENSTGIIRRFLADYTVLATGGIGQVYLNTTNTPGSLGSGFAMAHRAGARLMNQEYIQFHPTSLYHRGPRKFLISEAVRGEGARLINMDGRAFMGDYDPRADLAPRDIVTRAIVDEMLKTGEDFVYLDAATYIRKDLAARFPTIHQRCLELGVDMTREPIPVVPAAHYFCGGILVDQRGRTTVERLYAGGECACTGVHGANRLASTSLLEGLVWGWAIGRDAASRVKRGAMLNAKLKASIAPWKVLGQRQNEDPVLVAQDWAAIKHTMWNYVGIKRTTPRLKRAFDDLRDLNKRLHSFYKETKLSKPLVDLFHGCQTAYIITTAAMRNTESKGCHFRVDE; encoded by the coding sequence ATGACCGACACCATTGAAACCACGGCCCTGGTCATTGGTTCAGGCATAACAGGGTGCGTCGCGGCCCTGACCATGGCCGAGGCTGGCCTGGAGGTCACCCTGATCTGCGCCGGGGATCAGCTCGACGAGGGGAACACGGCCCTGGCCCAGGGGGGGATCGTCTACCGCGGCCTGGACGATTCCGCCAAGCTGATGGCCTCGGACATCTTCACCGCGGGCTGGGAAATGAATTCACCTTCCGCGGTGCGTTTTTTGTGTCGCAAGGGGCCGGAGATTCTGCACAAGATATTTCTGGAAAAGCTGGCCGTGCCCTTTGCCCGTGAAGAACTCGGGGACTACCATCTGACCATGGAAGGCGGGCACAGCCGGGCCAGGGTGCTGTACAGCGCGGACTTTACCGGCCGGGTGATCATGGACAGCCTGATCGTGGCCGTGCGCAAGAGTCCGAATATCCGGGTGATGACCGGAATGACGGCCATCGACGTCCTGACCACCCACCACCACAGCGGTTCGCTGGAAATCCGCTATCAGATCGTCAATCAGTGCGCGGGGGCGTACGTCCTGGAAAACTCCACCGGGATCATCCGCCGTTTCCTGGCCGACTACACGGTGCTGGCCACGGGCGGCATCGGACAGGTCTACCTGAACACCACCAATACCCCGGGCTCCCTGGGATCGGGCTTTGCCATGGCCCACCGGGCCGGGGCCCGGCTGATGAACCAGGAGTACATCCAGTTTCATCCAACGTCCCTGTACCACCGCGGCCCGCGCAAGTTCCTGATCTCCGAGGCCGTGCGCGGCGAGGGGGCCCGGCTGATCAATATGGATGGCCGCGCCTTTATGGGCGACTACGACCCCAGGGCGGACCTGGCCCCCCGGGACATCGTGACCCGGGCCATCGTCGATGAGATGCTCAAGACCGGGGAAGACTTCGTCTACCTGGACGCGGCCACATACATCCGGAAAGACCTTGCGGCCCGCTTTCCCACCATCCACCAGCGTTGTCTTGAATTGGGCGTGGACATGACCAGGGAGCCGATCCCCGTGGTTCCGGCGGCCCATTATTTCTGCGGCGGAATTCTGGTGGACCAGCGTGGCCGGACGACCGTCGAACGCCTCTACGCCGGGGGCGAGTGCGCCTGCACCGGGGTCCACGGGGCCAACCGACTGGCCAGCACCTCTCTGTTGGAAGGGCTGGTCTGGGGCTGGGCCATCGGGCGGGACGCGGCCTCCCGAGTGAAGCGCGGGGCCATGTTGAACGCCAAGCTGAAAGCGTCCATCGCGCCATGGAAGGTCTTGGGGCAGCGCCAGAACGAGGACCCGGTCCTGGTGGCCCAGGACTGGGCGGCCATCAAGCACACCATGTGGAACTACGTGGGCATCAAGCGGACCACTCCGCGCCTGAAGCGGGCTTTCGACGATTTGCGCGACCTGAACAAGCGCCTGCATTCTTTTTATAAGGAAACCAAGCTTTCCAAGCCACTGGTGGATCTGTTTCACGGCTGCCAGACCGCCTACATCATCACCACCGCGGCCATGCGGAACACCGAGAGCAAAGGCTGCCACTTCCGGGTGGACGAGTGA
- a CDS encoding helix-turn-helix domain-containing protein, with the protein MPDISPETPPYAQIAPRLRGLREALDLSFEEMAARIESTPDKVALYESGTVEIPVSHLFHTAKSCGVDLTVLLSGGEAHLHNHALIRKGKGMSVDRRKDYAYKSLAYSFIGRRMEPFLVTVPPKSEQELTFTEHAGQEFIYMLSGRLELRLGKQTLILEPGDSLYFSSRTPHALRGLDQAEATFLDVII; encoded by the coding sequence ATGCCTGACATTTCCCCCGAGACTCCGCCTTACGCACAGATCGCCCCACGGTTGCGCGGTCTGCGCGAGGCCCTGGACCTCAGCTTCGAGGAAATGGCCGCCCGGATCGAATCCACCCCGGACAAGGTGGCCCTGTACGAATCCGGAACCGTGGAAATCCCGGTCAGCCACCTTTTTCACACCGCCAAAAGCTGCGGCGTGGACCTGACCGTGCTGCTTTCCGGCGGCGAGGCCCATTTGCACAATCACGCCCTGATCCGCAAGGGCAAGGGCATGAGCGTGGACCGTCGCAAGGACTACGCCTACAAAAGCCTGGCCTACAGCTTCATCGGCCGTCGGATGGAACCGTTTCTGGTCACCGTGCCGCCGAAAAGCGAACAGGAACTGACCTTCACCGAGCATGCGGGGCAGGAATTCATCTACATGCTCTCCGGTCGTCTGGAACTGCGCCTGGGAAAGCAGACCCTGATCCTCGAACCGGGAGACAGCCTGTACTTCAGCTCCCGGACGCCCCATGCCCTGCGGGGCCTGGACCAGGCTGAGGCCACTTTCCTCGACGTCATCATCTAA
- a CDS encoding UPF0280 family protein — MRRHASPWRTYRARCRPGTGEVGFQAVVEQTDLWVVAQRDLRREVLQAVNACRGQLQAHIARQPEFATSLEPVDVGPDAARIVQDMARAGRICGVGPMAAVAGAVAQWVAAWIVEHCPDVGPTLLVENGGDLYLRSDRERIVGLLAMPENGAGLGLRLVPDDFPCSLCSSSATIGHSLSFGQADLVAARSRDAALADAAATALANLLHAPEDMPLVMRRAEALAEHGLDGLFAQCGDRVGVWGRMDLVCLEA; from the coding sequence GTGAGGCGGCACGCCTCTCCCTGGCGGACCTATCGGGCGCGCTGTCGACCGGGAACGGGAGAGGTGGGCTTTCAGGCCGTGGTGGAGCAGACGGATCTGTGGGTCGTGGCCCAGCGGGACCTGCGACGGGAAGTGCTCCAGGCGGTGAACGCCTGTCGCGGGCAGCTCCAGGCGCACATCGCCCGGCAGCCGGAGTTCGCGACCAGCCTGGAGCCGGTGGACGTGGGCCCGGATGCGGCCCGGATCGTCCAGGACATGGCCCGGGCCGGACGGATCTGCGGCGTGGGCCCCATGGCCGCGGTGGCCGGAGCCGTGGCCCAATGGGTGGCCGCCTGGATTGTCGAACACTGCCCGGATGTCGGCCCGACCTTGCTGGTGGAAAATGGAGGCGACCTTTACCTGCGGTCCGACCGGGAACGGATCGTCGGTTTGCTGGCCATGCCTGAGAACGGGGCCGGCCTCGGTCTGCGCCTCGTCCCGGACGATTTCCCCTGCTCCCTGTGCTCCTCCTCGGCTACCATCGGCCATTCCCTGAGCTTCGGCCAGGCCGACCTGGTGGCCGCCCGCTCCCGCGACGCCGCCCTGGCCGACGCCGCGGCCACGGCCCTGGCCAACCTGCTCCACGCCCCCGAGGATATGCCCCTGGTCATGCGCCGAGCCGAAGCCCTGGCTGAACACGGCCTGGACGGCCTCTTCGCCCAATGCGGGGACCGGGTCGGGGTCTGGGGGCGGATGGATTTGGTCTGCCTGGAGGCGTGA
- a CDS encoding AMP-binding protein, which translates to MHQTYHSHEDFLSKFQLEIPDNYNFAFDFLDVHAAREPNRPAMIHVDDAGNRRDFALGFFRTESNKLANALKQLGLKKGDRVMLILHRRVEFWVAMLALHKLGAVAVPSPALLTTKDIVYRVNFARIKAVITDAGVASAVQAALPDCPGLRTLIRVGGDGPKPGWTDYTAIMAQASDVFPRPEDPAENAGGRDSLLIFFSSGTTGPPKMVEHLHTYPLGHYVTGVHWHDLRPGDIHLTLADTGWGKAVWGKFYGQWMAEAVVFVHDFRGKFDPARLLALLAEHKVTSFCGPPTVYRFLIRQDFSSLDLSSLRHCTTAGELLNEGVFHAWKDATGLPIYEGYGQTETTLQVATFPFMTPKPGSIGKPCPGWDVVLLNDDDHPCAPGEEGEICIRLDSTEPLGLFAGYLAEPDKTAQARKGGFYHTGDKAWMDEEGYLWFLGRVDDLIKSSGYRIGPFEVESVLITHPAVIEAAVTGVPDPDRGQTVKATVVLAPGYVGSEELTKELQNHVKSLTAPYKYPRIIDYVDDLPKTISGKIKRAEIRANDLRETNERQG; encoded by the coding sequence ATGCACCAAACCTACCATTCCCACGAAGACTTTCTGAGCAAGTTTCAATTGGAGATTCCGGACAACTACAATTTCGCCTTCGATTTTCTGGACGTCCATGCCGCGCGGGAACCGAACCGACCGGCCATGATCCATGTGGACGACGCCGGGAACCGCCGCGACTTCGCTCTGGGCTTTTTCCGGACCGAATCCAACAAACTGGCCAACGCCTTGAAACAACTCGGCCTGAAAAAAGGCGACCGGGTGATGCTCATCCTGCACCGCCGGGTGGAATTCTGGGTGGCCATGCTGGCCCTGCACAAGCTGGGCGCGGTGGCCGTGCCCTCCCCGGCCCTGCTGACCACCAAGGACATCGTTTACCGGGTCAATTTCGCCCGGATCAAGGCCGTGATCACGGACGCCGGAGTCGCGTCAGCGGTCCAGGCCGCCCTGCCGGACTGCCCCGGCCTGCGCACGCTGATCCGGGTCGGCGGAGACGGCCCAAAGCCAGGCTGGACCGACTACACCGCTATCATGGCCCAGGCGTCCGACGTGTTTCCCCGGCCCGAGGATCCGGCTGAAAACGCCGGAGGCCGGGACAGCCTGCTGATCTTCTTTTCCTCCGGAACCACCGGGCCGCCGAAGATGGTCGAGCACCTGCACACCTATCCTCTGGGGCATTACGTGACCGGCGTGCATTGGCACGATCTGAGGCCCGGGGACATCCACCTGACCCTGGCCGACACCGGCTGGGGCAAGGCGGTCTGGGGCAAATTCTACGGCCAGTGGATGGCCGAGGCCGTGGTCTTTGTCCACGATTTCCGGGGCAAGTTCGATCCGGCCAGGCTTCTCGCACTGCTGGCAGAGCACAAGGTGACCTCGTTCTGCGGACCGCCCACGGTCTACCGCTTCCTGATCCGCCAGGACTTCTCCAGCCTGGACCTCTCCAGCCTGCGCCACTGCACCACGGCCGGAGAACTCCTCAACGAGGGGGTCTTTCATGCGTGGAAGGACGCCACCGGACTCCCCATTTACGAGGGCTACGGCCAGACCGAAACCACCCTGCAGGTGGCCACCTTCCCATTCATGACGCCCAAACCCGGTTCCATCGGCAAGCCCTGTCCCGGCTGGGACGTGGTCCTGCTCAACGACGACGACCACCCTTGCGCCCCGGGCGAAGAGGGCGAGATATGCATCCGCCTGGACTCCACTGAGCCATTGGGTTTGTTCGCCGGATATCTGGCAGAACCGGACAAGACGGCCCAAGCCCGCAAGGGCGGTTTCTACCATACAGGGGACAAGGCCTGGATGGACGAGGAAGGCTACCTTTGGTTCCTGGGCCGAGTGGACGACCTGATCAAAAGCTCGGGCTACCGTATCGGCCCCTTTGAAGTGGAAAGCGTCCTGATCACCCACCCCGCGGTGATCGAAGCCGCGGTGACCGGGGTTCCAGACCCGGATCGAGGACAAACGGTCAAAGCCACCGTGGTTCTGGCGCCGGGATACGTCGGCTCCGAGGAACTGACCAAGGAACTCCAGAACCACGTCAAGTCCCTCACCGCGCCCTACAAGTATCCCCGGATCATCGACTACGTGGACGACCTGCCCAAAACCATCAGCGGCAAGATCAAGCGCGCCGAAATCCGCGCCAATGATCTTCGCGAAACCAACGAGAGGCAAGGCTGA
- the nadA gene encoding quinolinate synthase NadA produces MTTDISHRITALRRELGSSLAILGHHYQSDDVIQHVDFQGDSLELARRIPSLDARYIVFCGVSFMAETAALLAKPEQTVLIPDPKAHCCMAGTAPDRRVAAVLKRISATDRKVVPLAYVNSSVGVKALCGRYGGSVCTSANAAIMLEWALGQGDCVLFLPDKNLGMNTADLLGIPKQDQAVLNVREESGWNEDILARRLLFWPGVCAIHFRLKPEDVRQVLEEEPRPLVFVHPECEPAVAALADVSASTSGIIRAVREAPAGSTIYIGTEDNLVLRLARLHPDKHIYPLGAGYCSAMLKITEPKLLDTLENPDQHEPVRVDPEVAPDARKALETMLAVMEGAQ; encoded by the coding sequence ATGACCACCGACATCTCCCATCGCATCACGGCCCTGCGCCGCGAACTCGGATCATCCCTGGCCATTCTCGGTCACCATTACCAGAGCGACGACGTGATCCAACACGTGGACTTTCAGGGGGACTCCCTGGAGCTGGCCCGCCGGATTCCGAGTCTGGACGCCCGGTACATCGTGTTCTGCGGCGTTTCCTTCATGGCCGAAACCGCGGCCTTGCTGGCCAAGCCGGAACAGACAGTGTTGATCCCCGATCCCAAGGCCCATTGCTGCATGGCCGGGACCGCGCCGGACCGCAGGGTGGCCGCGGTTCTGAAGCGGATCTCCGCGACGGACCGCAAGGTCGTTCCCCTGGCTTACGTGAATTCGTCCGTGGGGGTCAAAGCGCTGTGCGGGCGGTACGGCGGCAGCGTCTGCACCTCGGCCAACGCGGCGATCATGCTCGAATGGGCTCTGGGCCAGGGCGACTGCGTTCTCTTCTTGCCGGACAAGAACCTGGGCATGAACACGGCGGATCTGTTGGGCATTCCCAAGCAGGACCAGGCCGTTTTGAACGTTCGCGAAGAGAGCGGTTGGAACGAGGATATTCTGGCCCGGAGGCTGCTGTTCTGGCCCGGGGTCTGCGCCATCCACTTCCGGCTCAAGCCCGAGGACGTGCGTCAGGTGTTGGAGGAGGAGCCCCGGCCCCTGGTTTTCGTGCATCCGGAATGTGAACCCGCGGTGGCGGCCCTGGCTGACGTTTCGGCCTCCACCTCGGGCATCATCCGGGCCGTGCGCGAGGCCCCGGCCGGATCGACCATCTACATCGGCACCGAGGACAATCTGGTTTTGCGCCTGGCCAGGCTGCATCCGGACAAACACATTTACCCGCTGGGAGCCGGGTATTGCAGCGCGATGTTGAAGATCACCGAACCCAAGCTGCTGGATACCTTGGAAAATCCGGACCAACATGAACCGGTCCGGGTGGACCCGGAGGTGGCCCCCGACGCCCGCAAGGCCCTGGAAACCATGCTGGCCGTGATGGAAGGCGCACAATGA
- a CDS encoding type II toxin-antitoxin system VapC family toxin → MNIVDSSGWLEYFAGGENASQYIPPLSDQSSLVVPTISIYEVFKVILREAGEDAALQAASAMQRGQVVELTSRRAMSAASLSLRHSLPMADSIILATAHEYEAVIWTQDADFKELDNVRYFPKP, encoded by the coding sequence ATGAACATTGTCGATTCATCCGGGTGGCTGGAGTATTTCGCTGGAGGCGAAAACGCTTCTCAATATATTCCGCCGCTCTCTGACCAAAGTTCGCTTGTCGTGCCTACCATCTCAATCTACGAGGTGTTCAAGGTGATTCTTCGCGAGGCGGGCGAAGACGCCGCCCTGCAAGCTGCGTCAGCCATGCAGCGCGGACAAGTGGTGGAGTTGACTTCACGACGCGCGATGTCCGCGGCATCCTTGAGTCTACGGCACTCCCTGCCCATGGCGGACTCCATTATTCTGGCCACGGCGCATGAATACGAGGCTGTAATTTGGACCCAGGACGCGGACTTCAAGGAGCTGGACAACGTGAGGTATTTTCCAAAACCTTAG
- a CDS encoding DUF362 domain-containing protein, whose product MPSIRDFADSDTVSGPAPEPLIRVSRRDFLKAQGKAALLLAAGGHGLLHARPLAAAQKADIGTEGQPDLTVARGEPGPATRAAVEALGGMAAFVRPGQRVVIKPNMSFAQPPERATNTHPDVVRELAVMCREAGAARVRILDHPLQNAEMCLVQSGIQEACAALSDVSVHTLSATRFFRSVPIPQGEQLRETQVMEDVLSADVLIAAPVAKSHSATGVSLAMKGMLGLILDRGVLHRRFDLHTAIVDLTTLLMPDLTVVDATRVLSTNGPFGPGKVLQEDTVIASRDVVAADAMAVSLFEWYGRRFEPRQVRHILLAHERGLGNMDLSGLRIDEITA is encoded by the coding sequence ATGCCTTCCATCCGCGATTTCGCCGATTCCGATACTGTTTCTGGTCCTGCCCCTGAGCCACTCATTCGCGTCTCTCGTCGGGATTTTTTGAAAGCCCAGGGCAAGGCGGCCCTGTTGCTGGCCGCCGGCGGCCACGGTCTCTTGCATGCCCGGCCCCTGGCCGCGGCCCAGAAAGCAGATATAGGCACGGAAGGACAGCCGGACCTGACCGTGGCCAGGGGCGAACCTGGCCCGGCGACCAGGGCCGCGGTGGAGGCCCTGGGCGGGATGGCGGCCTTTGTCCGCCCCGGCCAGCGGGTGGTGATCAAGCCGAACATGAGTTTCGCCCAACCGCCGGAGCGGGCCACCAACACCCATCCGGACGTGGTCCGGGAATTGGCCGTGATGTGCCGGGAAGCCGGGGCCGCCCGGGTGCGCATCCTGGACCATCCCCTGCAAAACGCGGAAATGTGCCTGGTCCAGTCCGGCATCCAGGAAGCCTGCGCGGCCTTGTCCGACGTTTCCGTGCACACCCTGAGCGCGACCCGCTTTTTCCGCTCGGTCCCGATCCCCCAGGGCGAACAGCTCCGGGAAACCCAGGTCATGGAGGACGTGCTCAGCGCCGACGTGCTCATCGCCGCGCCGGTGGCCAAATCCCACTCCGCCACCGGGGTCAGCCTGGCCATGAAGGGCATGCTCGGGCTGATCCTGGACCGGGGCGTCCTGCACCGCCGGTTCGATCTGCACACGGCCATCGTGGACCTGACCACCCTGCTCATGCCCGATCTCACGGTGGTGGACGCCACACGGGTCCTCTCCACCAACGGTCCCTTCGGCCCCGGCAAGGTCCTTCAGGAAGACACGGTGATCGCCTCCCGGGACGTTGTGGCCGCGGACGCCATGGCCGTCAGCCTTTTTGAATGGTACGGTCGGCGCTTCGAACCGCGCCAGGTCCGGCACATCCTGCTGGCCCATGAACGCGGCCTGGGCAACATGGACCTGTCCGGATTGCGCATCGACGAAATCACGGCATGA